The Snodgrassella alvi wkB2 genome window below encodes:
- a CDS encoding M48 family metallopeptidase, with protein sequence MPNHIVLCIGNGFRVSNKAVRLYPDRIVLTGNTLYLDSTYINYLTLAELSSIIAQRLSHIASNDLNVSANFNRQIDKLTETANFLYQNYLSYSLFENYLFYPPYLLAKYFYCSFNKAIHWWYRSTEAMADLNVLKVTHKEQFALALSKMHLLQTRINQALENYYYKTHINFLPLDYVTHYVEHSETPSLSKLLKKSPSVYARHPTLAQRLSYIKYGELNRLSGLLINISPTTLLKDLFSKELNILQSDYQNDIQETAETKLNYLKHISSQHQETITLKQGGIIRSFLRSLLAGLFILITYACITTDKAYDSEWLIGVIILSMISAFCLFRCYKMYKSIGSALLTMKPRGLILPCFDKAIPWKQIDSFEITGQMYKKLTLYLNPAFKPGEFKPCYAKIKYNKRNNHIQITAYEIRGKIKLPDCESLISDYITVAHARIELQLFMQSQNNQ encoded by the coding sequence ATGCCAAACCATATTGTACTTTGCATAGGAAATGGCTTCAGGGTAAGTAATAAAGCAGTTCGTCTGTATCCGGACAGAATAGTATTAACAGGAAATACTTTATATCTGGACAGTACTTATATTAATTATTTAACCTTAGCAGAATTATCCAGCATAATTGCGCAGAGATTAAGTCATATTGCCAGTAATGATTTAAATGTATCTGCAAATTTTAATCGTCAGATTGATAAGTTAACTGAAACAGCTAATTTTTTATACCAGAATTATTTATCCTATTCTTTATTCGAAAATTATTTATTCTACCCTCCATATTTGCTAGCCAAATATTTTTATTGTTCGTTCAATAAAGCAATTCATTGGTGGTATCGTTCCACAGAAGCTATGGCGGATTTAAATGTTTTAAAAGTTACCCATAAAGAGCAATTTGCTTTAGCCTTAAGTAAAATGCATCTTTTGCAAACACGAATTAATCAGGCATTGGAAAATTATTACTATAAAACACATATAAACTTTCTGCCTTTAGATTATGTTACACACTATGTAGAACACTCAGAAACACCATCGCTTAGCAAACTTCTAAAAAAATCACCTTCTGTTTATGCCCGGCACCCGACTTTAGCTCAACGACTGTCTTACATTAAATATGGCGAATTAAACCGTTTGAGTGGTTTGCTCATCAACATTAGTCCAACCACGCTTCTGAAAGATTTATTTAGTAAAGAACTAAACATCCTGCAATCAGATTATCAAAATGATATACAGGAAACAGCAGAAACTAAATTAAATTATCTGAAACATATCAGTAGTCAACATCAGGAAACCATTACCTTAAAACAGGGCGGAATAATCAGATCGTTTCTGCGATCCCTGCTGGCTGGTCTGTTTATCTTAATAACATATGCTTGTATTACAACTGATAAAGCATATGATTCAGAGTGGCTGATAGGTGTCATTATCCTCTCAATGATTAGTGCTTTTTGCTTATTCAGATGCTACAAAATGTATAAAAGCATTGGTTCAGCACTACTTACCATGAAGCCACGCGGATTAATTCTTCCCTGCTTTGATAAAGCTATTCCATGGAAGCAAATAGACTCTTTTGAGATAACTGGCCAAATGTACAAAAAGCTAACTCTTTATCTCAATCCAGCATTCAAACCGGGAGAATTCAAACCATGTTACGCAAAAATAAAATATAACAAACGAAATAATCATATCCAGATAACTGCATATGAAATCAGAGGCAAAATAAAGTTACCGGATTGTGAGTCTTTAATATCAGACTACATAACAGTTGCTCATGCCCGAATAGAGCTGCAGTTATTTATGCAAAGCCAAAATAATCAATAG
- a CDS encoding TonB-dependent hemoglobin/transferrin/lactoferrin family receptor, which produces MRRSPKIIALAVAYIGFPAVVYAEGEAHLPTIHVEGKRVTPSVFKDTKVKADTIKKQGAVDLKTALKDVPGVEVLDTQGTRQGNDSVNIRGLSGNRVGMTIDGIELPEANEMKHTGQYAIFGRGNFMDVSALSSVDISKNARGFGLGGVVAMHTLTPDEILQDKDQGGYIDTQYNSVDKSTAVTGVGAMRSDRWRGMVLGTYRKGDEVDNRGNIGGKGALRTKSDPVDHNSRYFLTKHEFDINDKNTLNFTAEYLSRNQWTDSLSQVNNTYTDVRGIDDNKKTRFSLGHDYHSDEGLIQSGKTQIYWQQTKTDSSTQRDYVKGCTSMVPDRNNRCVFDFTNKDKVWGLTTDWSSHFDTGSLSQEWRYGLSFAHHELTSDWQGYYARSKPNADNTTIRASAYIDADLQWGNLVVSPGLSAAYYNMKPNSNGFVTGINGEIGELRKKHQSALTPRLGISYQITPLLVPYFQYARGFNAPSSQQLASSWNPGNYSSWGNPNLKAETANNFELGLRGKNDVFEYGIAGFDNHYKNFIDYVNISDVVKLPADAVWSRPGSKQTLVLQAQNFSKAHIYGGEAYARWKFAPDWKVNGSIAYSRGSIRQEGVDRPLNSVMPVKVKLGLAYDKEVWGANVDLTYVAKKDDSDIQNVPKGTSYYNPSRNYALVDLGGYWKPTKHLSFRAGVNNVFNKKYWNWADIAYMMPNVNSQSGTSGQSDGNATKLTRDNADFYSAPGRTFNVGLRYTF; this is translated from the coding sequence ATGCGCCGCTCACCCAAGATTATTGCGCTGGCTGTAGCTTATATCGGCTTTCCTGCAGTAGTTTATGCCGAAGGCGAAGCTCATTTGCCAACAATTCATGTTGAGGGTAAACGTGTTACGCCAAGTGTATTCAAAGATACTAAAGTCAAGGCAGATACTATTAAGAAACAAGGTGCGGTGGATTTAAAAACGGCATTAAAAGATGTTCCGGGTGTAGAGGTATTGGATACTCAGGGTACACGACAGGGTAATGACAGTGTCAATATTCGTGGTTTAAGTGGTAACCGGGTTGGTATGACCATTGATGGAATTGAGTTGCCTGAAGCAAATGAAATGAAGCATACGGGACAGTATGCGATTTTCGGTCGTGGTAATTTTATGGATGTTTCCGCGCTCAGTAGTGTTGATATCAGTAAAAATGCCCGTGGTTTTGGTTTGGGCGGTGTTGTTGCTATGCACACACTTACCCCTGATGAGATTTTGCAGGATAAAGATCAGGGTGGTTATATTGATACTCAGTATAACAGTGTGGATAAATCTACAGCGGTAACAGGTGTCGGTGCAATGAGAAGTGACCGCTGGCGCGGAATGGTACTGGGTACTTACCGTAAAGGTGATGAAGTGGATAACCGGGGTAATATTGGCGGCAAAGGGGCTTTGCGTACTAAATCAGACCCTGTTGATCACAATAGCCGGTATTTTCTTACTAAGCACGAATTTGATATTAATGACAAAAATACCCTGAATTTTACTGCTGAATATTTGAGCCGGAATCAGTGGACTGATTCATTGTCTCAGGTAAATAATACCTATACTGATGTACGCGGTATAGATGACAACAAGAAAACACGGTTTTCACTGGGACATGATTATCACAGTGATGAGGGATTGATTCAATCAGGTAAAACTCAGATTTACTGGCAACAGACTAAAACAGATTCAAGTACCCAGCGTGACTATGTCAAAGGTTGTACCAGTATGGTTCCTGACCGGAATAATCGTTGCGTTTTTGACTTTACCAATAAAGATAAAGTATGGGGATTGACAACAGACTGGTCATCGCATTTTGATACAGGTAGTCTGAGTCAGGAATGGCGCTATGGTCTGAGTTTTGCGCACCATGAATTAACTAGTGACTGGCAAGGATATTATGCCAGATCGAAGCCTAATGCCGATAACACTACTATTCGGGCCAGTGCGTATATAGATGCAGATCTGCAATGGGGCAATTTGGTTGTCAGTCCAGGTTTATCGGCTGCTTACTATAATATGAAGCCTAATTCCAATGGCTTTGTAACCGGAATCAATGGTGAAATCGGTGAATTGCGCAAAAAACATCAAAGTGCATTAACACCTCGTCTGGGTATTTCGTATCAGATTACTCCATTGCTGGTACCGTATTTTCAGTATGCCCGTGGTTTTAATGCGCCATCTTCTCAGCAGCTGGCTTCTTCATGGAATCCGGGAAACTACAGTTCCTGGGGTAATCCGAATCTAAAAGCGGAAACTGCAAATAATTTTGAGCTTGGTTTACGCGGTAAAAATGATGTTTTTGAATACGGTATAGCCGGATTTGATAATCACTATAAAAACTTTATTGATTATGTAAATATTTCTGATGTGGTGAAGCTACCGGCTGATGCTGTATGGAGCCGTCCGGGCAGTAAACAGACGCTGGTATTGCAGGCACAGAATTTCAGTAAGGCACATATTTACGGCGGTGAAGCATATGCACGCTGGAAGTTCGCGCCAGACTGGAAAGTAAATGGTTCAATAGCCTATTCGCGTGGCTCGATTCGCCAGGAAGGCGTAGACAGACCGCTTAACTCAGTGATGCCGGTTAAAGTGAAACTTGGTCTTGCCTATGATAAGGAAGTGTGGGGAGCTAATGTTGATTTAACCTATGTGGCGAAAAAAGATGATAGCGACATTCAAAATGTTCCAAAAGGAACAAGTTACTATAATCCATCCAGAAATTACGCGCTGGTTGATTTGGGTGGCTATTGGAAACCAACTAAGCATCTGAGTTTCCGTGCCGGTGTGAATAATGTTTTTAATAAGAAATACTGGAACTGGGCAGATATTGCTTACATGATGCCGAATGTAAACAGTCAGTCGGGCACTTCTGGGCAAAGCGACGGCAATGCGACTAAGTTAACCAGAGACAATGCTGATTTCTATTCAGCTCCGGGACGGACATTTAATGTAGGGTTGCGCTACACCTTTTAA
- a CDS encoding hemin-degrading factor gives MSLWQQYLDKKATVEGGMYFPRQAAADLGVSEGALMADAPDSVYLGSRIRDLVLKLETLGEVLSVVRNDAAVHEKVGVYEHVTLTARTGLALNVGGLDLRFFLHNWHHAIATTVVIGERTMRSIQFYDEYGMSIEKVFMRDETKLDAWQALIDEFATSGKPEFLPAPEINVTIPEPLSPEREQAFQERWNELKDVHHFGGLLETFKIDRQQSYRHAPAGSTKQVDCSVWEEVLQYVQANNLEIMVFVGNRGLVQIQTGKLHNVVRSHGYLNVLDAKVPEEGFDLHLRDSDIVETWVVRRPISEGYVTCIEGFDKNRQTVVQIFGRREEGNDEMQSWHQLMDGLLAG, from the coding sequence ATGAGTTTATGGCAACAATATCTGGATAAAAAGGCAACTGTCGAAGGAGGAATGTACTTTCCGCGTCAGGCAGCAGCTGATCTGGGTGTGAGTGAAGGCGCATTAATGGCAGATGCTCCGGACTCTGTTTATCTGGGCAGCCGGATTCGCGATCTGGTACTTAAGCTGGAAACCCTGGGAGAAGTTTTGAGTGTGGTGCGTAATGATGCCGCAGTACATGAAAAAGTTGGTGTTTATGAACATGTAACGCTGACTGCGCGTACAGGGCTGGCGCTGAATGTGGGCGGGTTGGATTTACGTTTTTTCCTGCATAACTGGCATCATGCTATCGCTACAACTGTGGTGATTGGTGAAAGAACCATGCGTTCGATTCAGTTTTATGACGAATACGGCATGAGTATTGAAAAAGTTTTCATGCGTGATGAAACTAAACTGGACGCATGGCAGGCTCTGATTGATGAATTCGCAACCAGTGGCAAACCGGAATTTCTGCCGGCACCGGAAATTAATGTAACGATACCGGAACCATTGTCACCAGAGCGCGAGCAGGCCTTTCAGGAGCGCTGGAATGAGCTGAAAGATGTACATCATTTTGGTGGTTTGCTGGAGACTTTTAAAATTGACCGCCAGCAGTCTTACCGTCATGCACCGGCAGGCAGCACTAAGCAGGTCGATTGCAGTGTATGGGAAGAAGTTCTGCAGTATGTTCAGGCAAATAATCTGGAAATTATGGTATTTGTCGGTAATCGTGGTTTAGTGCAGATTCAGACCGGTAAACTACACAATGTAGTACGCTCACATGGTTATCTGAATGTACTGGATGCTAAAGTACCGGAAGAAGGCTTTGATTTACATCTGCGTGATAGTGATATTGTAGAAACCTGGGTGGTACGTCGTCCGATTAGTGAAGGTTATGTGACCTGCATAGAAGGTTTTGACAAAAATCGTCAAACTGTGGTGCAGATTTTTGGTCGCCGTGAAGAAGGTAATGATGAAATGCAATCATGGCATCAGCTGATGGATGGCTTGTTAGCAGGCTAA
- a CDS encoding heme/hemin ABC transporter substrate-binding protein, whose product MKKLLLAAAMCAAFPFAFAARIVTLTPDVADIVVELGSAKEVVGRERASTNPALKNVPSIGLFHGLSVEPIAARKPTLVLGSWMAQPTSIYANLNRVGVKAVNVAPKDDINGYAAGIRQIGQLIGKSKEANALADRWLSQVKQMPKTGKRYLISYDGRYVSGRGTAADELIRRAGGINAAAAIEGMKPMSREAWLAAKPDIILIAERNQKLTGGVQGLIKRPEIAASPAAKQKKIYFMPSNDIFRYGLNTPQVIPKLYKLAQ is encoded by the coding sequence ATGAAAAAATTACTGTTGGCAGCGGCTATGTGCGCTGCTTTTCCATTTGCGTTTGCTGCTCGTATTGTTACGCTGACGCCTGATGTGGCAGATATTGTGGTGGAGTTGGGTAGTGCTAAAGAAGTAGTAGGGCGCGAGAGGGCTTCTACTAATCCGGCTTTAAAGAATGTGCCCAGTATCGGCTTGTTTCACGGGCTGAGTGTGGAACCGATTGCGGCTAGAAAACCAACTCTTGTTCTGGGTTCGTGGATGGCTCAGCCAACCAGTATTTACGCCAATCTGAACCGGGTAGGTGTTAAAGCGGTGAATGTTGCGCCAAAGGATGATATTAATGGCTATGCGGCCGGTATTCGCCAGATCGGACAGCTTATTGGTAAGAGTAAAGAAGCCAATGCATTGGCAGATCGCTGGCTCAGTCAGGTGAAACAGATGCCAAAAACCGGTAAGCGCTATCTGATTAGCTATGATGGTCGTTATGTTTCCGGCCGGGGTACTGCTGCGGATGAACTCATCAGGCGGGCTGGTGGTATTAATGCAGCCGCTGCTATTGAAGGTATGAAACCGATGTCACGCGAGGCATGGCTGGCCGCGAAACCGGATATCATTCTGATTGCCGAACGTAACCAAAAACTGACAGGCGGCGTGCAGGGCTTGATTAAACGACCGGAAATTGCTGCTTCTCCAGCCGCAAAACAAAAGAAAATCTATTTTATGCCGTCAAATGATATTTTTCGTTATGGCCTGAATACTCCGCAGGTTATTCCTAAACTTTATAAACTGGCACAATAA
- a CDS encoding FecCD family ABC transporter permease, whose product MTQVQQTAGTPDHNRVKSAFWPKLVWFIAAILFSLLLSWFCLGLGMGGWQWPQSMDEITLGIRLPRVLVALIVGAALAASGAALQALFDNPLADPSLIGTSGGAALGVIAVLAGGWGAVTVPMAAFLGALLVCVLILTVHRLLGGGTLGLLVMGFVISAFCGALVSMILFMSDDMVLRSATSWLAGSLAESGFTSPWYALVVMLLGLCVLVAVGRRLDILMLGEETAISMGVAVGSTRIWAVIGSALLTGAAVSMAGIIGFLGMMVPNVVARNRGGSRRKIILLSAWLGAIFLLLVDSVSRWLSYPVDLPVGIVISLLGGPFFLWLFLQPLRR is encoded by the coding sequence ATGACGCAAGTGCAGCAAACGGCCGGTACGCCTGATCACAATAGGGTGAAAAGTGCGTTCTGGCCTAAATTGGTTTGGTTTATCGCCGCTATATTATTCAGTTTACTGTTGAGCTGGTTTTGTCTGGGACTGGGTATGGGTGGCTGGCAATGGCCGCAATCCATGGATGAGATAACACTAGGTATCCGGCTGCCGCGAGTACTGGTCGCGCTGATAGTGGGTGCCGCACTGGCCGCTTCTGGTGCTGCATTGCAGGCATTATTTGATAATCCGCTGGCGGATCCGAGCCTGATAGGTACTTCCGGTGGTGCCGCACTGGGGGTTATTGCCGTCCTGGCGGGTGGCTGGGGTGCAGTAACAGTACCAATGGCTGCGTTTCTGGGGGCTTTGCTGGTATGTGTTCTGATTCTGACGGTACATCGTCTACTAGGCGGAGGAACATTGGGGCTACTGGTGATGGGTTTTGTTATCAGTGCCTTTTGTGGTGCATTGGTAAGCATGATTCTGTTTATGTCGGATGATATGGTTTTACGCAGTGCAACCAGCTGGCTGGCTGGCAGTTTGGCTGAATCTGGTTTTACTTCACCATGGTATGCTCTGGTAGTAATGCTGCTGGGGTTGTGTGTTCTGGTGGCAGTGGGCAGGCGACTGGATATTCTGATGCTGGGAGAAGAAACAGCCATTAGTATGGGTGTTGCTGTCGGGAGTACCCGAATATGGGCAGTGATAGGCTCAGCTCTATTAACCGGAGCAGCGGTATCAATGGCCGGTATTATTGGTTTTCTGGGTATGATGGTACCGAATGTGGTTGCCCGTAATCGTGGCGGTAGCCGGCGTAAAATTATTCTGTTATCTGCCTGGCTGGGAGCAATATTTTTGCTGCTGGTAGACAGTGTATCGCGCTGGCTGAGTTATCCGGTTGATTTGCCTGTGGGTATTGTAATTTCTTTACTTGGCGGACCATTTTTCCTGTGGTTGTTTTTACAGCCATTGCGTCGCTAG
- a CDS encoding ABC transporter ATP-binding protein has translation MENLFTIRNVHVQPRGRCILSVPQLDLPANQHISIIGPNGAGKSTLLRALLGLHGAGVKLFGEPVDNSLKRRQIAWVGQHGQYNLPLTVVEYVQLGCSPQGGWFKKARAPAAKLQQLLDVFDLCTLAQQRIGSLSGGEQQRANVVRALLQNAPLLLLDEPCNHLDIRHQHQLMHYLHEHHDDFSVVMVLHDLTMAANHSDFIVLMNEGQIVASGTPQDVMQSALLSEVYQWPIRRIEEDGKLFFRMNHQALHSAAA, from the coding sequence ATGGAAAATTTATTTACCATTCGCAATGTACATGTACAACCACGTGGCCGTTGTATTTTATCGGTACCACAACTTGATTTACCGGCCAATCAGCATATCAGTATTATCGGGCCGAATGGTGCAGGTAAGTCAACTTTACTGCGTGCACTGTTAGGCCTGCATGGTGCCGGTGTCAAATTATTTGGAGAACCGGTTGACAATAGTTTAAAGCGCCGGCAGATTGCATGGGTGGGTCAGCACGGACAATATAATTTGCCGCTTACGGTAGTTGAGTATGTACAGCTTGGCTGCTCTCCTCAGGGCGGTTGGTTTAAGAAAGCCCGGGCACCCGCAGCAAAGCTCCAGCAGTTACTTGATGTTTTCGACTTGTGCACACTGGCACAGCAACGCATAGGCAGTTTATCCGGAGGTGAACAGCAGCGTGCTAATGTAGTACGTGCGCTGCTTCAGAATGCACCATTACTACTGCTTGATGAACCATGTAATCATCTGGATATTCGTCATCAGCACCAACTGATGCATTATTTACATGAGCATCACGATGATTTTTCTGTTGTTATGGTACTCCATGATTTAACTATGGCAGCAAATCATTCTGATTTTATTGTATTAATGAATGAAGGACAGATAGTTGCTTCAGGAACACCTCAGGATGTTATGCAATCTGCTTTGCTGAGTGAAGTATATCAATGGCCCATCCGGCGTATTGAAGAGGATGGTAAACTGTTTTTTCGTATGAACCATCAAGCGTTGCATTCGGCTGCCGCATAA
- a CDS encoding amino acid ABC transporter substrate-binding protein — translation MQNAIRNFLFGSVVAVALAACGGESASGTASSSGESTGQKVVMGLDDSFPPMGFRNEKNELVGFDIDMAREAAKRAGLNVELKPIDWSAKESELNSKRVDMLWNGLTITPQRQQQLLLSKPYMDNHQIIVVRPDSGINTKADLNGKIVAVQDGSSAVDAVEADQNTAKSFKELKKYADNVTALMDVSAKRVDALVVDEVVGRYYVSKKPNEYKVLGDNFGTEQYAVAFRKDDQALEQKIQGALDSMKADGTSAKIATKWFGKDIIK, via the coding sequence ATGCAAAACGCCATACGTAATTTTTTATTTGGTTCTGTAGTTGCGGTGGCGTTAGCTGCCTGTGGTGGTGAATCTGCCTCAGGTACTGCTTCCAGCTCCGGTGAGAGTACAGGTCAAAAGGTAGTAATGGGGCTGGATGACAGCTTTCCGCCTATGGGCTTTCGTAATGAAAAAAATGAGTTGGTTGGTTTCGATATTGATATGGCTCGTGAAGCAGCCAAGCGTGCCGGCCTGAATGTTGAGCTTAAGCCAATCGACTGGAGTGCCAAAGAATCGGAGCTTAACAGTAAACGTGTTGATATGCTGTGGAACGGATTAACCATTACTCCACAGCGGCAGCAGCAATTATTATTATCCAAACCGTATATGGACAATCATCAGATTATTGTTGTCCGTCCCGATAGCGGAATTAATACTAAAGCTGATCTGAATGGTAAAATTGTGGCGGTTCAAGATGGCAGTAGTGCTGTTGATGCAGTAGAAGCTGATCAGAATACAGCCAAATCATTCAAAGAATTGAAGAAATATGCAGATAATGTGACAGCATTAATGGATGTATCCGCCAAACGTGTAGATGCACTGGTTGTAGATGAAGTAGTCGGTCGCTATTATGTTTCAAAAAAACCTAATGAATATAAAGTATTAGGTGATAATTTTGGTACGGAGCAATATGCTGTTGCTTTCCGTAAAGATGATCAGGCTCTGGAGCAAAAAATTCAAGGGGCTCTGGATAGTATGAAAGCAGACGGTACATCTGCTAAAATTGCTACGAAATGGTTCGGTAAAGACATCATTAAATAA
- a CDS encoding amino acid ABC transporter permease — protein sequence MNYVLNMLPELWTGAKITLSLFAITLLLSIPLGLVLALLRLSEIRALDYIVNFYIWVMRGTPLMLQIFFIYFALPAVNILLPAYTTAVVAFVLNYAAYFAEIFRAGIQGVGKGQYEAAKTLGMSYGQTMRRIVLPQMWKKILPPLSNETITLVKDTSLVYVLALQDVMRVTYQLVQREFNLMPFFVAAAFYLIMTLILTWGFQKMEKRYARYDD from the coding sequence ATGAATTATGTGTTAAATATGCTGCCTGAACTCTGGACAGGAGCAAAAATTACTCTGAGCCTGTTTGCCATTACTCTATTACTGTCTATTCCGTTAGGGTTGGTATTGGCATTATTGCGCCTTTCCGAAATCAGGGCGCTGGATTATATTGTTAATTTTTATATCTGGGTGATGCGCGGCACACCTTTAATGTTGCAGATTTTCTTTATTTACTTTGCTTTACCGGCAGTAAATATTTTACTGCCGGCATATACTACAGCGGTAGTAGCGTTTGTGCTTAACTATGCTGCTTATTTTGCAGAGATTTTCCGTGCCGGAATTCAGGGGGTAGGTAAGGGACAGTATGAAGCAGCAAAGACATTAGGGATGAGCTACGGCCAAACCATGCGTCGTATTGTTTTACCACAAATGTGGAAAAAAATTCTGCCGCCGTTAAGCAATGAAACGATTACACTGGTTAAAGATACATCGCTGGTATATGTGCTGGCATTACAGGATGTGATGCGGGTAACTTATCAGCTGGTACAGCGTGAATTTAATCTGATGCCGTTTTTTGTGGCGGCTGCATTCTACCTGATTATGACCCTAATTCTGACCTGGGGCTTCCAGAAAATGGAGAAACGCTATGCACGCTACGACGACTGA
- a CDS encoding amino acid ABC transporter ATP-binding protein: MIDARGIYKAFGNTEVLKGVDIQVARSEVVAIIGSSGSGKSTLLRCLNYLEKIDAGSIAIENDFLVQNNIHNRAHYVSEGLIKKICTRMGMVFQQFNLFPHMTVLQNIIEAPITVKKMKRDEIVPLAQELLRKVGLANKQDYYPSQLSGGQKQRVAIARALAMQPQIMLFDEPTSALDPELTGEVLKTMQQLAEDRMTMVVVTHEMGFAREVADKVLFMDKGVIVEAGEASSFFANPQHTRTQEFLSSMLK; encoded by the coding sequence ATGATAGATGCCCGCGGTATTTATAAGGCTTTTGGTAATACTGAAGTACTCAAAGGCGTCGATATTCAGGTAGCACGCTCAGAAGTAGTTGCCATTATCGGTTCTTCCGGTTCAGGCAAATCTACATTATTGCGTTGTCTGAATTATCTGGAAAAGATAGATGCGGGCAGTATTGCCATTGAAAATGATTTTCTGGTACAGAACAATATCCACAATCGTGCCCATTATGTATCTGAAGGTCTGATAAAAAAAATCTGTACTCGGATGGGTATGGTTTTTCAGCAGTTCAATCTGTTTCCGCACATGACCGTATTACAAAATATCATTGAAGCACCAATAACTGTGAAAAAAATGAAGCGTGATGAGATTGTTCCGCTGGCACAGGAGTTGTTGCGCAAGGTTGGTCTGGCTAATAAACAGGATTATTATCCGTCTCAATTATCCGGCGGACAAAAACAGCGGGTTGCTATTGCCCGTGCACTGGCTATGCAGCCGCAAATTATGCTGTTTGATGAACCTACTTCAGCGCTTGATCCTGAATTAACCGGCGAAGTATTGAAAACGATGCAGCAACTAGCTGAAGACAGAATGACTATGGTTGTGGTCACTCATGAAATGGGTTTTGCTCGTGAGGTGGCTGATAAGGTGTTGTTTATGGATAAGGGTGTGATTGTTGAGGCTGGTGAAGCCAGCAGCTTTTTTGCTAATCCTCAGCATACACGAACACAGGAGTTTTTGAGCTCGATGCTGAAGTAA
- the grpE gene encoding nucleotide exchange factor GrpE yields the protein MQPENNTENETQVNDNTETTEPIVAPEATVEELQERISELEGQLKDEQLRSLANEQNLRRRHQDELESAHKFAGQKFASAMLPVKDYLEMALQDQSGNFDALKMGVQMTLTELQKAFDQSNIKEIDPKAGDKLDPHRHQALQSVESEQEPNTVVSVMKKGYTLSDRVLRPAMVTVAKAADTE from the coding sequence ATGCAACCGGAAAACAATACCGAAAACGAAACACAGGTTAATGATAATACCGAAACCACAGAACCAATTGTCGCTCCTGAAGCTACCGTAGAAGAGTTACAGGAACGTATTAGCGAACTTGAAGGACAACTCAAAGACGAACAGTTACGTTCACTCGCCAATGAACAAAATCTGCGCAGACGTCATCAGGATGAACTGGAAAGCGCACACAAATTTGCCGGACAGAAATTTGCCAGTGCCATGCTACCAGTTAAAGATTATCTGGAAATGGCTCTGCAAGATCAAAGCGGTAACTTTGACGCACTGAAAATGGGCGTACAAATGACGCTGACCGAATTACAAAAAGCTTTCGATCAGTCTAATATTAAAGAGATCGATCCCAAAGCCGGCGACAAACTTGATCCGCACCGTCATCAGGCCTTGCAAAGTGTAGAAAGTGAACAAGAACCCAATACAGTAGTTTCGGTAATGAAAAAAGGTTATACCCTGTCCGACCGTGTATTACGCCCTGCTATGGTAACCGTAGCTAAAGCTGCTGATACAGAATAA